A stretch of DNA from Oryzias melastigma strain HK-1 unplaced genomic scaffold, ASM292280v2 sc00204, whole genome shotgun sequence:
NNNNNNNNNNNNNNNNNNNNNNNNNNNNNNNNNNNNNNNNNNNNNNNNNNNNNNNNNNNNNNNNNNNNNNNNNNNNNNNNNNNNNNNNNNNNNNNNNNNNNNNNNNNNNNNNNNNNNNNNNNNNNNNNNNNNNNNNNNNNNNNNNNNNNNNNNNNNNNNNNNNNNNNNNNNNNNNNNNNNNNNNNNNNNNNNNNNNNNNNNNNNNNNNNNNNNNNNNNNNNNNNNNNNNNNNNNNNNNNNNNNNNNNNNNNNNNNNNNNNNNNNNNNNNNNNNNNNNNNNNNNNNNNNNNNNNNNNNNNNNNNNNNNNNNNNNNNNNNNNNNNNNNNNNNNNNNNNNNNNNNNNNNNNNNNNNNNNNNNNNNNNNNNNNNNNNNNNNNNNNNNNNNNNNNNNNNNNNNNNNNNNNNNNNNNNNNNNNNNNNNNNNNNNNNNNNNNNNNNNNNNNNNNNNNNNNNNNNNNNNNNNNNNNNNNNNNNNNNNNNNNNNNNNNNNNNNNNNNNNNNNNNNNNNNNNNNNNNNNNNNNNNNNNNNNNNNNNNNNNNNNNNNNNNNNNNNNNNNNNNNNNNNNNNNNNNNNNNNNNNNNNNNNNNNNNNNNNNNNNNNNNNNNNNNNNNNNNNNNNNNNNNNNNNNNNNNNNNNNNNNNNNNNNNNNNNNNNNNNNNNNNNNNNNNNNNNNNNNNNNNNNNNNNNNNNNNNNNNNNNNNNNNNNNNNNNNNNNNNNNNNNNNNNNNNNNNNNNNNNNNNNNNNNNNNNNNNNNNNNNNNNNNNNNNNNNNNNNNNNNNNNNNNNNNNNNNNNNNNNNNNNNNNNNNNNNNNNNNNNNNNNNNNNNNNNNNNNNNNNNNNNNNNNNNNNNNNNNNNNNNNNNNNNNNNNNNNNNNNNNNNNNNNNNNNNNNNNNNNNNNNNNNNNNNNNNNNNNNNNNNNNNNNNNNNNNNNNNNNNNNNNNNNNNNNNNNNNNNNNNNNNNNNNNNNNNNNNNNNNNNNNNNNNNNNNNNNNNNNNNNNNNNNNNNNNNNNNNNNNNNNNNNNNNNNNNNNNNNNNNNNNNNNNNNNNNNNNNNNNNNNNNNNNNNNNNNNNNNNNNNNNNNNNNNNNNNNNNNNNNNNNNNNNNNNNNNNNNNNNNNNNNNNNNNNNNNNNNNNNNNNataacttcagtcccagtgtcttcactgactcctagagCTGTGATAATTAggatcagaaaatgtctgtatcgtctgttctatcatattctgaagttgtcccgagacggatgtaaagatcagagttttatcccgtacaaaccgtgtccaaaactctgttctagcagagtcagtgaatgcgcAGGACTGAAATTACCACACTCATCCATTTggtttggtccttcgtgttagacCCACCACAAAggggcaaaaagttttgaaactgaaattttcatattAGAAAacgaacataaataaataaatagagttgaataaaaaaaaatggaattgaaatttttagtttggaaaccttaaaaaatgaactttttaagctgaaaataggttaattttagaatggaaagattttttttttttttagccaaacataaatatttttttaatttgtcttatttgggtttcaaataatattggcagcAGTGTAGCTCCATAGCCCGGCACATCTCTGGAAAGCTTCTTGTTGACGACAGGGGAATCTGTCTGAgcttttcttgaagctgctgtccctcttttccttctaatattgtttctgtctttgcctccATGCACACTTTAATCATTTCTGAGTGACTTTTTTAGTGCTTGCCCAAAATCCACTCGTGAGctcgttgttgtgctgttaccGTCTGTGTGTTGTACGCTCGCACTGTACTTTCAGTTCGTCTATTttccgtgaccacgtcactcattctgtcgggtaatttgtgtcagacgttttgtgttttgtctcgtaGCGCCGCTTGATATCAGTGCTCTGAATAAAACCAGCAGATTCCCTGCTTATAATACAAACCGGCCTCgtagaactcactgctggtaaataaaagcgaaaTCTTCGGTCCATCATCTCCAAAGACAcgattttcagtccacttttctcattttagataGAGCCATTGTTCACGCACATTCCAGATAACTTTACGTCCCAACTACGTAAACATTAGAACACCGCTTTGAGcttttgccggttgaaggaccccggtctgaatgtagctgtcctcgcgcgcgcctgttcaaaaatcgccgtgtaaagatgaatgaaaaatcgtactttttattaaaaatgcttggcggtccggataaaagggtctcggggtccggacccggaccgcggtccgccagttggggacccctgctttagagcatAACATACTTCTTGCACATGGCTCCACACtactttgaaaacttttttttttttttataaaactgagATTTGGCTTTTTGGATGTCAGTTTCCTAATTGTATAAGCTGTGTAAACAGGAATCTGTCTGTGACAATACTGAATATTGTAGGTAAACAACTgaatatgtaaatgtttttgtttataaagaACTGGACTAAAAGCCATCTTTGACTTTGAGTGTAAAAGgacaaaataatgatttttaagACCTTTATCTGAATCCAAAACATCCCTGTACTCACAATggaaaaatcccacaatctaCAACTTTTTCACTTTGAGTTAGCATGATCTTGGCCATCATCTTTCTCGTTGCTCTTGGCTACAATCTCACTTTGAGCCCAGGCCTGTTGTTCCTTCTCCAGAGCTTTCTCCATCTCAGTGTAGTATTCAAGGGCTTTCCGCACCGGCTCGATGATGTGATGCTGCAGAAGTAATGAAGGAAGCTTATTAGCTTCCCAATAACTAAACCTCAGATGACTTTATGTGTGAACATACAGTTTATCCTTCATATCTTTGATATTACCTTCAGACAGGGAAATAGTTTGGTGAGTTCAATGAGAAGGGGCAGAAGAACAAACCTAATGAAGCCTATTTGAGAGGAAGGCTTGGTTATTTTATCTCTGTCCATGAAGGGGGTCACTGGGAGGCCCTCCAACTTTTCCACATCACTCTGAAGTCATCAAATCAacatttgtaaaagaaaataatgtgaTTAGCAAAATTTACAGTAACAGCATACAATAACACACTAAATCTATTGTTGGCTTAgtgcaggggtcggcaacccaaaatgttgaaagagccactctagaccaacaaaataaaaaacaaatatgtctggagccgcataaattgaaatgccttatataagtcttacaatgaaggtaacacatggagaatgtgtcgattAATCACGTCCGTGattaaacgattatttctcctgctgcgtgtcctcgggTCATGTAAGCCTCAATTTTGGTTCCATGACAAGTTAGAGAGGAATTGCAGCGGCAAACTggctgacaaaagctgaatagctTCATAATGACcatacaagcttttattttgacatccctcaatgacacaaggAGAGGGGGTcgtcatcagtctctccctcattctcactcaaggagcaggaagaattcaaacataacaggacaaaatcataaatgccaacaaatgttcaagagtcagacaacaaaacacattgaggaaaaccccAACTTAAacccaattccagtcagacaggcaaaagaacgagtaacccacaattccttgcgctgccagaccgacagcaagcccagcgtgcctgagaccatcactacaatatgaatgaattacagtttgtttcattgctttgatgaaattaaagaaatgcaataaagaaatacgatttttgatgttatttttatttggaggatttgaaaaaaaacacaaaaatgtaacgtgcacctttaaggtgcttccacattGGCCGCGTCGGCGCGCAATCAAgtgcacactttcaatgaagagtcaatataaacgcgcgcacaccagaattcctggcctccaagtctggagcgcgcgcaagtttttaagtcagacatttaaaaggacagagttgtgaaaacaaaagtcttcagaaagatttgggggattttcaacacttttactttaggttctccctgttgtagatgcagatgagcgctaatgaacagtaaaaatacaatagaaggagaatctcctccccgccacgcaccgcacgcggccggtgtgtgagacctgcacaccggccgcgctcagcaggtggtatccaccccggagcagcgcggtcacgcacacAGTGGCGGataggagattcttcttctattcttcttctactgttggttagcgctcatctcatcttggtgtcatattaacctgaccggacacaaaccgtaatgattcatttctccttcgtgatcacgtttggcacttctgtgctttgaagcagactccgcccacaagcagctcccaaatccggccccttgattggtcacagctctgcgctgctgcgactgtgcgtgggaatcttgaaccggattgaagattcagcgtgcgctcaatgcgtgctgatttgtacgtggagctcgcgacccgacttcaaaacccgcgtagcaacgtgcgctcacgtgtgCTCCAGACGCACgtgccaggaattctggtgtgcgcatgtttgcattgacttttcattgagggTGTGCGCTTGATTGCGCGCTGACTCAGCCGGTGTGGAAGCacctacactcatctcacaacaactggaaaacgtaaaggatgtttgtgtcatgtttgtcctccaacagaaatcatattaaaacaaaaactaaaaaatttttttttcattttcaaacatttttgaaaaagcggcAATGAGCCACAAGGCAGTGCttaaagagccacatgcggctccggagctgcaggttgccgacccccggctTTGTGGCTGAAGACATGGGTGACACAAATGCATTCCTGAGAAATCCACCAACGTAACCAAACAAGATCCAATTATACTGCGCAACAAACTTGTTGCACACAGCCTATACACAACTGCTATACATACTGAAGTGTAAAATGTAATGTGTATTAGACCAAAATACCTGATTAAAGAACTCCTGCAGAAGACAGTCTAACCATGGCTCAGCCACTTCCATGGGTCGTGCTTCATTTGAGATGTCGCTCACTTTGATCAGGATCATCATGAGCTGCAGAATCAGGAAACTGATTTAGAATAGAAGATAATGATAATTTTATATTTCAGGAGTTGTATATTCAACAGGGTTTTCTTCTTTAGTGTAGAGGTGGATGTTGGGAAGACCGAGACAAAAAATGGGGGTTCTATGATGAGAAGATTCTTAAACCTCTGCCATAGAATAAGGCATAGTGTTGTGATTTACTGCCACAACATGCTCTTTTCTCATTAGTCTTTTATTCAACTCTTTAAACAAAGGCTTCTGTAGCTAAAAAGGAATTAAACTTTTAGCAACTAAAatccataaacacacacagtgcTGTGTAAGCCCCCTCATTTATTATTGGAGTTCCATTCTAAATAGCCTGCGATAGGTGAAATCCATGAAgaagtcatcttttttttacaataattctcGATGTTTTAAGGCcgtaaaactcctcagtaaacacttttctcagacagacattttaaattgataataACATGGCCTGGGTGTATTTTTACTGTACTTTTTGTGAATAAGCAGTCTCAAGCATCACAATATTCATATTCAGATTTTTAGGAATGGATCACAAATATCCAGgtattcagatatttttagagCCCAAAAGGGCCTGTGATGACGTCTGACAGAGGCCAAAGCAGACAGAACTGAAAACTCTCTTTCCTGGGTTGCAAAAAAATTGGTGGATGGTATCCATAAACAGCCTGAAAGGGGAAGAGACCTGTGGCAGAAGAAGGCAGAGTGCTGTGAGCATACTCAGCCCAAGTGATATTCTGGGACCAGGAGGAGTGGTTTCTACTGCATAGTAGATGGACGGTGGTCTCCAGTTGCTGGTTAATGTGCTCTCGCCTATGCACCATGGGTGGCAGagccttcagctgctctgcCCCCAGACTCTGGAACTCTCTTCCCCCTGATCTCAGAAACCTGGACTCTCTAACGACCTTCAAATCACAACTCAAAACTTTCCTGTTCAGACAAGCTTATTTATAgcatcttctgttttctgtttaacactttaacactttGGTTTTAACttattgttttacttgtgtgttcttacctttttttgtaaagtgacCTTGAGAGCCTGAAAGgtgcttttaaattaaatgtattattattattattattctgtttGACCATTATTCTGTTCACTGCGGATGAAATCCAGAAGACAAACTGATAGTGACACCCAGCAACCTACAAAACTCTGCCCAGAATATAGCAGTGAACTGAGGCTCCTGGTCTGACACAATGTACCTGGGTAACCCATGGATCCTGAAAACGTGTTGTTGGAGTACCTCAACTGTTTCTTTGGCAGTGGGGAGTTTAGGCAAGGGTATGAAATGGACCATTTTGGAGAATCTGTCCACCACAGGACATACAGTGGTACAATCCCTTGGATTCAGATAGGCCAGTAACAAAGTCCAATAAGATGTGAGACCAGGGACAGGTAAGGGGTGTAACAGACCTGCAGGTGGTTGATAAGATGTCTTGTTTTGGGCACAGTCCAGCAAGGCAGACACAATCTCCTTTACGTCCTTTACAAGAGAAAGCCACCAGAACTGCTGTCTCACCATGTGGGTTGTATGTGAATTGCCAGGATGACAGGTTAGTCTGGATGAATGACACCATTGCAAGACCCTGGTTCTCATATTCTCAGGAACATATAACTTGTCGGGTGAACAAGCAGATGGAGCAGAGGTGTTCCTGGAAGCCTTGGTGAGTTCAATCTCTATGTCAAGGCAGCTAGGCGGGCTGAGGGTGGAAGGATATAGTCAGGTTCTGGGACTGAACCAGGTTCTTTATGGCAACGAGAGAGGGTGTCGGCTTTTCCATTTCTGGATCCAGGCCTGTAAGTCAGGGTAAAACTGAACCTGGCAAAGAACAGAGCCCATCTCGCTTGTCTAGAGTTCAATCATATGACAGTTCTGAGatattcaagattcaagatatTCTCAGTGTACACCAGAAAGGGGTCTTGAGTGCCCTCTAGCCAGTGTCACCACTACTTGAGAGCGAATTTTACGGCAAGCAGTGGTCGATCTTTGATGTTGTAGTTACGTTCTGCCAGTGACGGACGTTGGGAGAAAAAGGCACAGGGATGAACCCTGTTGTCAGTGGACAGAACAGCCCCACTTCTGCAGTCAGATGCATCCACCTCAACAATGAACTGCTTGAGGGGATCGCGCATGATAAGAACAGGAGCAGAAGTGAACAGCaactttaaactgttaaaaGCTTTCTCTGCAGAGGGGGGGCATGAAAACCCAGTTTTAACGGATGTCAGAGCATGAATGGGGGATGCCACTTGACTGTAATTGTGTATAAAATGACGGTAGTAATTAGCGAACCCCAGAAAGTGGTGAAGCTGTTTGCGGTTGGTAGGTGTGGCTTGTTTGACTTACTCTCTGAGTTAGGTCTTGCAGACTGGATTTGAGATCTTGGCATTTAGAGCTGCAGTAGTCCCCAATAATCCACACAAAGAGAAGTGGAACAGTCTCAtttttgcagcagaaaaatACAGAGACGGCAGATCCAAGGCTGAGGTACCAATGAGGCGAAAACAGGTGTGGCGGTCCAGAACGTGAGCAGGGTCGAAAACAAGGCAAAACAGCAAGGCAAGTACACTGAGAGACAAGAGGGAATTGACCACAATCCGGTATTGATTCTGTGGAGGAGGAATGGacttgtattttatgtttggcaaAAATCCTCTTTAGTTTCACAGAAACACTGGCGATGTACATCAAATCaaggtttttgtttctcttttgggAGCCTTCCTCTGTTTTCCTCCTGGTTTAGAATGATGCCCATTTGAGATATCAACAGATTTTCAGACCAGTCTTGACATGAGCCACTTAATTTTTCCTGGCTTCTGTTAAGCTGGGGATTTATTCTGTGATACAAAGTTGTGATTGCTTTGTGTAAGTCCAACAAAATTCAGAGATTAGTGTGAGTAGGTCTCTTTTAGATTTGTAAGTTCCCCTCTTTCACTCTCAAGACCACACAGTTGTAGTCACTCCCTAGCAACTGTAATGTTCTTGTCCATGTGTTCTGTGAAGGGCTGCACCTCCTTGGTTTTAATCTTTGATGGAGGTGTCTTTCACATGCCAGTGAGATGGTGCTGTTCCCTAAAAGGAGCACAAGATTTGCTTCTCCATTGCCTTCACAAATGGAGAAATTGGGAAGCACATGGTACAAACATGTTTTGACCCATTAGGTCCAGACTGAGACTGCTTCTACTGACCAGGGTACCATACTCCTCAATGTTTCCGAATCTGTGTGTTGCACTggtaagttgtttttttttttttccttttatttacatttttaccttagttttaaaatgtttaaaaacacttgtCCAGGAGAGGTTTGCAAAGAAAATTAACATGTTGACATTGTTTATAAACTAGTAATGTACATGTCCCTTAACAGTACACGTATTACCTTTACTCTGACGATCattactagattttttttaccagatCTTTGTGCTCCTTGTTGGTAAAGTCAAAAGATGGAAGGATGGACTTAAACTTGTTGAGAATTTCGCTGTGTCTCGTCATGTCAGTCGCCAGGATGCATCTGGAATTCCAAGTGCATATAATAaatgctgctgttgttgttaaTCTGGTGTCAACACGGAAAATTAGGCAGATCTCACTTGATAATTCCCTCCCTCATCCGTTTGTACTGGTCAATGGATAGATTTCTAAAGATGTTGCTCTCTCTCTGCAAAATAGAAAACAGTAGACCAAATTCACTTTGGTTTAAGAGccgtaacaaaaataaattcaagatACCAAATAGTGGTTTTCTCACCCTTTGAAGAATTTCAAAAGTCACAGCACAGTGATGGTTCTCCAGAGGAGAGATGTCATTATAGCGCAGAGCTAGGTCAGTCCGTGCATTTATCTGTAAGATGCTCAAACAGTTTAAAGAAATAACTTCCTATCTTTATTATTTGCTATGTTTGTCTTTACTTGCCATATTAAATATTGCTATAAAGATTAACAATCAGGAAAATACACTACACTAAAAACCTTTCTCGAAATGATGACCCCCTTATGATGAGAAAAAACAAGGATGTGTTTGTCATGTGCCATACTCATAATGTGTCCTTTCAGGGTTGTAGGATTCTAGAATTGATTCCCAGGTCTAGGCTGGTGACAGTCAGGCCAATTATTCTGTCTCATaggtaatttaagaaaaaatcaaCTCTGGGGCTGTGGAAAGTAATTTTTAGGAGGACAGTActgtaacatttctttttagtgtCAGAGCAAAAATGGAGAATAGATGGACACCCCAagagataaaaatgtaattctacAACGTGGAGTACATTTGTTACATACCAGGAGCCTCAAACGTTTTCATTGTACAGAACACtccaaattattatgcaaattatatttttctatattttttctaaatactatTCCAAATGACACTTAGCATAATGTTGCTCAGCAGCACAGTTGCTGTTATCTTTAGGAAGTTTGTTCAATAACATTTAATGTTTACTCTAGTGGTTAATGACTTGAAAACTATGCGGACTGTCATTTGCATTGAGGGTTCAGAAAAATCATGGAAAAATAGAATTTGCgcaatattttgtattttgtataaTGAAGCTGTCGAGTGATGgcacttggtcatttttacattgaAGTGAAATAAACCTACCGTGACTCAATTCAAATGGGATTTTCCATTATCTgttataattaatttatttcattttgaaacaattttaacaTTGTATAggtcaattcaatttgattaacaacttgcctcagataAACTGGACAGCTTGGATAGATAATTTTGGGTAAAATGATTCATCAATGAATCCTTGCACCcttacaaaacacacaaagtgGCATTAACTGCATTAATTCACGTAGTTGTCAAGATCACCCACTTtgagatttgaaaacaaaaatagttaacATTTGTTGAAACAAAATTGAGAGTCATACAGTCAGTCAGGGTCAGCTGGGTGAGTCTGAATCTATTCTCAATGTTCATGATACTTATACTGTTTAAGCCTCTGCAACTCTTTTTAGTGTGAATGcacagaaactaaaacattttaagtcaattttaaactttgaagTTTGACGACACAGAAATggcaaaaacaataattaacaCTAATGCACTAAGACAAGCCCTGGCTGTTTAATTAGAATCCAATCTTGGAATGGAGGAGTCCTGGTAATGAACAGAGAATGAACTCGGGTCACACTATCAGTGAATCtggttgtagaaaaaaaaaaaaaaaaaaaaaaatttcctcCTACATTCAGTAAGAATTTGTACCCAGTGCTTGCAAATATACATACAAGGCATTGTATGGAAACATATAACTGTACTTTGTTGCTGTACCTGATATGCATTATTGTAACCTGTGTGGTCAAGGTCATGGCAGACTGCAGAAGTCAGCATAATCAGAAGGTTGATGCTGTCCATTTTGCTCCTGAGGTCGGTCAGCCAGATCAAACCATAcatctatttaaaaacatttccaaaattaGTTTAGCATGATG
This window harbors:
- the LOC112138129 gene encoding high affinity cGMP-specific 3',5'-cyclic phosphodiesterase 9A isoform X2; this translates as MGTKVIYFTVNGIPEQAEFPVNCPDQDVKDLFRSAAEAGPHDILKLYSPKGSIINISTSLEPNSPTSCYRLEVVATDCSNEPLGVKMAGGLDLSSIEKRLQCLERKILIFDGKTPSVVFEMKKQVDSFREKLENVEHLSWLGLFKDLSEGTHKPSPFYHKRTLQKTREECERVREKFLQMSSLEVSEDVRHYLKTPTFDNWQWEDAEIMALLQVMFTDLDFMATFNIELETLQQFLFEVYKRYNNIPFHNFKHCFCVTQMMYGLIWLTDLRSKMDSINLLIMLTSAVCHDLDHTGYNNAYQINARTDLALRYNDISPLENHHCAVTFEILQRRESNIFRNLSIDQYKRMREGIIKCILATDMTRHSEILNKFKSILPSFDFTNKEHKDLLMMILIKVSDISNEARPMEVAEPWLDCLLQEFFNQSDVEKLEGLPVTPFMDRDKITKPSSQIGFIRFVLLPLLIELTKLFPCLKHHIIEPVRKALEYYTEMEKALEKEQQAWAQSEIVAKSNEKDDGQDHANSK